The following proteins come from a genomic window of Larimichthys crocea isolate SSNF chromosome III, L_crocea_2.0, whole genome shotgun sequence:
- the tfip11 gene encoding tuftelin-interacting protein 11 isoform X2 translates to MSMSHLYGRREEEEEGVEIESFEVTEWDLANEFNPDRRRHRQTKEQATYGIWADRDSDEDERPSFGGKKSKDYTAPVNFVSGGLRKTAAEEKQHQQKGEEGSDDSDDDSPSAPPPSRSTAPKKLQMGTFRGSQSQRFAGGIQTGKGIGNWEKHTKGIGQKLLQKMGYQPGKGLGKNAQGIVNPIEAKVRKGKGAVGAYGNERTQQSLQDFPVVDSEEEEEKEFQKELGQWRKDPAGPGGKKKPKYSYRTVDELKAKGKLAGRSIAASAGELAQVKVIDMTGREQKVYYSYSQMSNKHSVPDEGPPSLSTQDQKGSGFALPELEHNLQLLIDLTEQDILQSARRLQHEKDVVVSLSHESRALQSRLNAEQDSIQRMEAVLALVERFPSGEMAPGEGPTLQECARIFETLQTDYYEEYKSMGLADLAVAVVQPLLKEKLRSWDPLKDSSYCLEDIGQWRAILESRDLHSSGPDSNMDPYHRLLWEVWIPVMRSCVSSWQPCIVGPMVDCVDVWAPLVPLWILDHLLEQLILPRLQREVDSWNPLTDTVPIHSWIHPWLPLLQSRLEPLYPPIRSKLSNALQRWHPNDTSARLILEPWKDVFTPGAWEAFMVKNIIPKLALCLDELVINPLQQQMEPFHWVMDWEGMLSPSSLVSLLDKNFFTKWLQVLCSWLSNSPNYEEITKWYLFWKSMFSDLLLAQPLIKEKFNEALDIMNRAVSSGIGGYMQPGARENIAYLTQTERRRDFQYEAMQERRDAESVAHRGISAGVPTNFKDLIQTKAEENNIVFMPLVAKRHEGKQLYTFGRIVIYIDRGVVFVQGEKTWVPTSLQSLIDMAK, encoded by the exons ATGTCAATGTCCCATCTGTatgggaggagagaagaggaggaggaaggtgtgGAGATCGAGAGCTTTGAGGTGACAGAGTGGGACCTGGCCAATGAGTTCAACCCAGACCGCCGCAGACACAGGCAGACCAAGGAGCAGGCCACCTATGGCATCTGGGCTGACAGGGACTCGGATGAGGATGAGAGGCCCAGCTTTGGAGGCAAGAA ATCTAAAGACTACACTGCTCCGGTGAACTTTGTCAGTGGTGGTTTGCGTAAGACCGCAGCTGAGGAGAAACAGCACCagcaaaaaggagaagaaggctCTGATGACTCTGATGATGATAGTCCTTCAGCACCTCCCCCCTCTCGTAGCACCGCACCCAAAAAACTTCAGATG ggtacTTTCCGGGGGAGCCAGTCCCAGAGGTTTGCAGGCGGCATACAGACTGGTAAAGGTATTGGTAATTGGGAGAAGCACACAAAAGGAATTGGACAGAAACTTCTGCAGAAAATGGGCTACCAACCAGGCAAAGGCCTGGGAAAAAATGCTCAGG GTATTGTGAACCCTATTGAGGCAAAGGTTCGTAAAGGCAAGGGAGCAGTGGGTGCTTATGGCAATGAACGAACCCAGCAGAGTCTTCAAGATTTTCCTGTGGTCGactcagaggaagaggaggaaaag GAGTTTCAGAAGGAGTTAGGCCAGTGGCGTAAGGATCCTGCCGGCcctggagggaagaagaaacCCAAGTACTCCTACAGAACTGTAGACGAGCTGAAGGCTAAAGGAAAGTTAGCAGGGCGCAGTATAGCAGCATCCGCTGGAGAGTTGGCACAGGTCAAG GTAATAGATATGACTGGAAGAGAGCAAAAAGTGTATTACAGTTACAGTCAGATGTCCAACAAGCACAGCGTTCCAGATGAAGGACCACCAAGCCTGTCCACTCAGGATCAGAAGGGATCTGGCTTTGCTCTCCCTGAACTCGAACATAACCTGCAGCTCCTGATAGACCTTACAGAACAGGACATATTACAG TCTGCCAGACGTCTGCAGCATGAAAAAGATGTTGTTGTGTCTCTGAGCCATGAGTCACGAGCGCTACAGAGCAGACTGAATGCAGAACAAGACTCCATTCAGAGAATGGAGGCCGTTTTGGCATTGGTGGAGCGTTTTCCTTCTGGAGAGATGGCACCAGGGGAGGGACCCACCCTGCAG GAGTGTGCCCGGATCTTTGAGACTTTACAAACAGACTATTATGAAGAATACAAGTCGATGGGATTAGCAGATTTGGCTGTAGCTGTTGTTCAGCCGTTACTCAAAGAGAAACTTCGTTCTTGGGACCCCCTGAAG GATAGCTCTTATTGTCTGGAAGACATCGGTCAGTGGAGAGCAATCCTTGAATCGAGAGACCTCCACTCCAGTGGCCCAGATTCAAACATGGACCCTTACCACAG ACTGTTGTGGGAAGTGTGGATCCCAGTGATGCGGTCCTGTGTGTCCAGCTGGCAGCCTTGTATTGTAGGGCCAATGGTGGATTGTGTCGATGTGTGGGCTCCTCTTGTCCCACTGTGGATCCTGGATCACCTGTTGGAGCAGCTGATTTTACCCCGGCTACAGCGAGAG GTGGATAGCTGGAACCCTTTAACTGACACAGTGCCCATCCACTCCTGGATCCACCCTTGGCTGCCTCTGCTCCAATCACGTCTGGAGCCTCTTTACCCACCAATCAGGAGCAAACTATCCAATGCCTTGCAGCGGTGGCATCCCAATGACACCTCAGCCCGCCTCATCCTGGAGCCGTGGAAGGACGTTTTCACACCAGGTGCATGGGAGGCCTTCATGGTGAAAAACATCATCCCTAAACTCG CTCTGTGTCTGGACGAGTTGGTTATCAACCCTCTCCAGCAGCAGATGGAGCCATTTCACTGGGTGATGGACTGGGAGGGCATGTTGTCCCCCTCCAGCCTTGTGTCCCTGCTGGACAAAAACTTCTTTACAAAGTGGTTGCAG GTCCTTTGTTCATGGTTGAGCAACAGTCCTAACTATGAGGAAATCACTAAATGGTACCTGTTTTGGAAAAGCATGTTCAGTGATCTCCTGTTGGCACAGCCGCTCATTAAAGAGAAGTTTAATGAAGCTTTAGACATCATGAACCGTGCAGTGTCCTCAGGCATAG GTGGATATATGCAACCTGGTGCGAGGGAGAACATTGCATATCTAACACAGACCGAGAGACGAAGGGACTTCCAGTACGAAGCGATGCAGGAGCGGAGAGATGCCGAGAGTGTGGCTCACAGAGGCATTAGCGCTGGCGTGCCGACTAACTTCAAAGATCTTATTCAGACCAAGGCAGAGGAGAACAACATCGTCTTTATGCCCTTAGTGGCCAAACGCCACGAGGGCAAACAGCTGTACACATTCGGGCGTATTGTCATCTACATAGATAGAGgggttgtgtttgtgcaagGAGAGAAGACTTGGGTGCCCACGTCTCTGCAGAGTCTGATAGATATGGCCAAGtaa
- the tfip11 gene encoding tuftelin-interacting protein 11 isoform X1: MSMSHLYGRREEEEEGVEIESFEVTEWDLANEFNPDRRRHRQTKEQATYGIWADRDSDEDERPSFGGKKSKDYTAPVNFVSGGLRKTAAEEKQHQQKGEEGSDDSDDDSPSAPPPSRSTAPKKLQMGTFRGSQSQRFAGGIQTGKGIGNWEKHTKGIGQKLLQKMGYQPGKGLGKNAQGIVNPIEAKVRKGKGAVGAYGNERTQQSLQDFPVVDSEEEEEKEFQKELGQWRKDPAGPGGKKKPKYSYRTVDELKAKGKLAGRSIAASAGELAQVKVIDMTGREQKVYYSYSQMSNKHSVPDEGPPSLSTQDQKGSGFALPELEHNLQLLIDLTEQDILQSARRLQHEKDVVVSLSHESRALQSRLNAEQDSIQRMEAVLALVERFPSGEMAPGEGPTLQECARIFETLQTDYYEEYKSMGLADLAVAVVQPLLKEKLRSWDPLKDSSYCLEDIGQWRAILESRDLHSSGPDSNMDPYHRLLWEVWIPVMRSCVSSWQPCIVGPMVDCVDVWAPLVPLWILDHLLEQLILPRLQREVDSWNPLTDTVPIHSWIHPWLPLLQSRLEPLYPPIRSKLSNALQRWHPNDTSARLILEPWKDVFTPGAWEAFMVKNIIPKLGTSLTLCLDELVINPLQQQMEPFHWVMDWEGMLSPSSLVSLLDKNFFTKWLQVLCSWLSNSPNYEEITKWYLFWKSMFSDLLLAQPLIKEKFNEALDIMNRAVSSGIGGYMQPGARENIAYLTQTERRRDFQYEAMQERRDAESVAHRGISAGVPTNFKDLIQTKAEENNIVFMPLVAKRHEGKQLYTFGRIVIYIDRGVVFVQGEKTWVPTSLQSLIDMAK; the protein is encoded by the exons ATGTCAATGTCCCATCTGTatgggaggagagaagaggaggaggaaggtgtgGAGATCGAGAGCTTTGAGGTGACAGAGTGGGACCTGGCCAATGAGTTCAACCCAGACCGCCGCAGACACAGGCAGACCAAGGAGCAGGCCACCTATGGCATCTGGGCTGACAGGGACTCGGATGAGGATGAGAGGCCCAGCTTTGGAGGCAAGAA ATCTAAAGACTACACTGCTCCGGTGAACTTTGTCAGTGGTGGTTTGCGTAAGACCGCAGCTGAGGAGAAACAGCACCagcaaaaaggagaagaaggctCTGATGACTCTGATGATGATAGTCCTTCAGCACCTCCCCCCTCTCGTAGCACCGCACCCAAAAAACTTCAGATG ggtacTTTCCGGGGGAGCCAGTCCCAGAGGTTTGCAGGCGGCATACAGACTGGTAAAGGTATTGGTAATTGGGAGAAGCACACAAAAGGAATTGGACAGAAACTTCTGCAGAAAATGGGCTACCAACCAGGCAAAGGCCTGGGAAAAAATGCTCAGG GTATTGTGAACCCTATTGAGGCAAAGGTTCGTAAAGGCAAGGGAGCAGTGGGTGCTTATGGCAATGAACGAACCCAGCAGAGTCTTCAAGATTTTCCTGTGGTCGactcagaggaagaggaggaaaag GAGTTTCAGAAGGAGTTAGGCCAGTGGCGTAAGGATCCTGCCGGCcctggagggaagaagaaacCCAAGTACTCCTACAGAACTGTAGACGAGCTGAAGGCTAAAGGAAAGTTAGCAGGGCGCAGTATAGCAGCATCCGCTGGAGAGTTGGCACAGGTCAAG GTAATAGATATGACTGGAAGAGAGCAAAAAGTGTATTACAGTTACAGTCAGATGTCCAACAAGCACAGCGTTCCAGATGAAGGACCACCAAGCCTGTCCACTCAGGATCAGAAGGGATCTGGCTTTGCTCTCCCTGAACTCGAACATAACCTGCAGCTCCTGATAGACCTTACAGAACAGGACATATTACAG TCTGCCAGACGTCTGCAGCATGAAAAAGATGTTGTTGTGTCTCTGAGCCATGAGTCACGAGCGCTACAGAGCAGACTGAATGCAGAACAAGACTCCATTCAGAGAATGGAGGCCGTTTTGGCATTGGTGGAGCGTTTTCCTTCTGGAGAGATGGCACCAGGGGAGGGACCCACCCTGCAG GAGTGTGCCCGGATCTTTGAGACTTTACAAACAGACTATTATGAAGAATACAAGTCGATGGGATTAGCAGATTTGGCTGTAGCTGTTGTTCAGCCGTTACTCAAAGAGAAACTTCGTTCTTGGGACCCCCTGAAG GATAGCTCTTATTGTCTGGAAGACATCGGTCAGTGGAGAGCAATCCTTGAATCGAGAGACCTCCACTCCAGTGGCCCAGATTCAAACATGGACCCTTACCACAG ACTGTTGTGGGAAGTGTGGATCCCAGTGATGCGGTCCTGTGTGTCCAGCTGGCAGCCTTGTATTGTAGGGCCAATGGTGGATTGTGTCGATGTGTGGGCTCCTCTTGTCCCACTGTGGATCCTGGATCACCTGTTGGAGCAGCTGATTTTACCCCGGCTACAGCGAGAG GTGGATAGCTGGAACCCTTTAACTGACACAGTGCCCATCCACTCCTGGATCCACCCTTGGCTGCCTCTGCTCCAATCACGTCTGGAGCCTCTTTACCCACCAATCAGGAGCAAACTATCCAATGCCTTGCAGCGGTGGCATCCCAATGACACCTCAGCCCGCCTCATCCTGGAGCCGTGGAAGGACGTTTTCACACCAGGTGCATGGGAGGCCTTCATGGTGAAAAACATCATCCCTAAACTCGGTACTTCATTAA CTCTGTGTCTGGACGAGTTGGTTATCAACCCTCTCCAGCAGCAGATGGAGCCATTTCACTGGGTGATGGACTGGGAGGGCATGTTGTCCCCCTCCAGCCTTGTGTCCCTGCTGGACAAAAACTTCTTTACAAAGTGGTTGCAG GTCCTTTGTTCATGGTTGAGCAACAGTCCTAACTATGAGGAAATCACTAAATGGTACCTGTTTTGGAAAAGCATGTTCAGTGATCTCCTGTTGGCACAGCCGCTCATTAAAGAGAAGTTTAATGAAGCTTTAGACATCATGAACCGTGCAGTGTCCTCAGGCATAG GTGGATATATGCAACCTGGTGCGAGGGAGAACATTGCATATCTAACACAGACCGAGAGACGAAGGGACTTCCAGTACGAAGCGATGCAGGAGCGGAGAGATGCCGAGAGTGTGGCTCACAGAGGCATTAGCGCTGGCGTGCCGACTAACTTCAAAGATCTTATTCAGACCAAGGCAGAGGAGAACAACATCGTCTTTATGCCCTTAGTGGCCAAACGCCACGAGGGCAAACAGCTGTACACATTCGGGCGTATTGTCATCTACATAGATAGAGgggttgtgtttgtgcaagGAGAGAAGACTTGGGTGCCCACGTCTCTGCAGAGTCTGATAGATATGGCCAAGtaa